The following nucleotide sequence is from Mesobacillus jeotgali.
GCAAAATGGAGCCTCGTTGACGGTGCCGGCTGGGGGACGATCATTGCGCTCGTCGTAATGTATATCGCATCCTTCACAGTTGGCCAGGAGGCGGTCCAGCGCTATTATTCTGCCAAAGACGGCAAGGCTGCTAAGCAAGCATCCTATATTACTTCTATTGTGTATGTGCTGTTCGCGTTCATCCCGGCGGTCATCGGTTTGTTCATGTATGGCATGGTCGAGAATGGCCAGATCGATGGGACGATGCTGATGGAAAGAGGCGCGCAGTACGCATTGCCGGTGCTGGCAATGGAGGTGCTGCCAGATGTGGTCACGGGCATCCTGTTCGCGGCGCTGATTTCAGCGACAATGTCCAGTGCTTCTAGTAATCTATTGGCAGCAGGGTCTATTTTTACAAATGATATATACCATCAGTATATCAACAAGAATGCAGCTGACGGAAAGCTTTTAAAAATGGTCCGCTATACAATGTATGTGGTTTCAGCATTCGCTTTGCTGACAGCAATCTGGAATGTCTCTGATATTATCACGCTATTGATGTTCTCCTTTACACTGAGAGCTGGCGGGGCCTTCATACCTTATGTGTTAGGGCACATTTGGGAAAAAGCGACCCCGGCAGGCAGCCTGGCATCCTTGTTCCTTGGAAGTCTGGCAGTCTATCTTGGCGAAAAAGAGTTCATCAGCTTCTTCGGACTTGATCCTATTTATCTGGCACTGATTGTGAGTGGCATCAGCTTCTATGTGTTTTCAAAATTGTTCACCGAGCAGTACGAACACCGAGATCTTTAAACAGCAAGAAAAGCGTTCCGGCCGGGACGCTTTTTTCATATGTTTCCTTTTTTATATATACACAACAAATGCTATAATGGTGGAATGGATAGATAGAATGGGGGCAATTCAAGGATGTACGATGTTCGCGAGTGGAGACATGTGTTCAAGCTCGATCCAAATAAAGAAATAACTGATGAAGAATTAGATAGAATTTGCGAGTCTGGAACCGACGCGATCATGGTGGGAGGGACGGATGGAGTCACTCTTGAAGGAGTCCTTGATTTGATGTCCCGTGTCCGCCGCTACACGGTACCATGCATTCTCGAGGTTTCGACGATTGAATCGATCACGCCGGGATTCGATTTTTATTATATCCCGACGGTGCTGAACAGCCGCAATCCACAGTTTATCACGGGCCTGCACCATGAAGCGGTCAAGGAGTATGGCGACCTGATGGATTGGGACGAGCTGAAAATGGAAGGCTATTGCATCCTGAATCCGGATTGCAAGGCGGCTAAACTGACTGATGCGAAGACAGACTTGTCGATTGACGATGTACGGGCCTACGCGATGATGGCGGAGAAAATGTATAGCCTGCCGATTTTCTATTTGGAATACAGCGGGGCATATGGCAATCCTGAGTATGTGGAAGCAGCCAAAGGCGTTCTCGAAAAAACGGTTCTCTTTTACGGCGGCGGAATCGAAACAGCGCAGCAGGCAGAAGAAATGGCCGGACATGCCGATGTCATTGTGGTCGGAAATGTCGTGTACAGCAACCTTGATGAGGCATTGAAGACCGTAGCTGCAGTAAAGAAATAACGAAGTTGTATATAAGGATTTTATGAGATAAAATAAGAACAAATGTTTGTATGGTGGTGAAGAGTGTGCAATTTTTAACGGATAAATTACTGAATGGCTTGAACCCGGAGCAGCAGAAGGCTGTCAAGACAGTGGACGGGCCTTTGCTATTGATGGCAGGGGCAGGCTCTGGTAAAACAAGAGTCCTGACACACAGAATTGCGTATTTAATGGTGGAAAAAGGGGTAAACCCTTATAACATCCTTGCGATTACGTTTACGAATAAAGCGGCGCGCGAAATGCGTGAGAGGATTCAGAAGATGATGGGCGGAGCGGCAGACGATATCTGGATTTCGACGTTCCACTCAATGTGTGTGCGCATTTTGCGCAGGGACATCGACCGTCTTGGCTATAACCGCAACTTCACGATCCTTGATTCGACCGACCAGCAGTCTGTCATCAAGTCGATTTTGAAGGACAAGAATATGGACCCGAAAAAATATGATCCTCGTGCGATCCTTGGGACAATCAGCTCGGCAAAGAACGAATTGATTACGCCGGAGGAATATGCGAAGACAGCGGGAGATTATTTTTCCCAGAAGGTCAGCGATGTGTATACGGAGTACCAGCGCAGGCTGCTAAAAAATAACGCGCTTGATTTCGACGATTTGATCATGACGACGATCACGCTGTTCATCCGCGTGCCGGAAGTGCTGGAGTACTACCAGCGCAAGTTCCAGTACATCCATGTCGATGAGTACCAGGATACGAACAGGGCACAATACATGCTGGTGAAATTGCTTGCGCAACGATTCCAGAACCTATGTGTTGTCGGTGACTCGGACCAGTCGATCTATCGCTGGCGCGGTGCGGATATCACGAATATCCTTTCTTTTGAAAAGGACTACCCGAGGGCAAGCGTGATTTTGCTTGAACAGAACTACCGCTCGACGAAAAAGATTTTACTGGCGGCGAATATGGTCATCCAGAACAATATGAACCGTAAGCCGAAAAACCTTTGGACAGAGAACCCAGAGGGCAACAAAATCATGTACTACCGCGCGGACAGTGAACAGGGCGAGGCGCAGTTTGTCATCGGCAAAATCCAGGAGCAGATTCGCAATGGCCGCAAGCTGTCTGATATCGCGATTCTCTACCGGACGAACGCTCAGTCCCGTGTGATCGAGGAATCTTTCCTGAAGTCGAACATCGATTACTCAATCGTCGGCGGCATCAAGTTCTATGACAGAAAAGAAATCAAGGATCTTCTTGCATACCTACGTCTGATTTCCAATCCTGATGATGATATCAGCTTGCAGAGGATCATCAATGTGCCAAAGCGCGCAATTGGTTCAACCTCAATCGATAAAATCGCCAATTTTGCGGCAATGCATGATCTGTCGATGTTCCAGGCGCTGGAGACGATTGAGATGATCGGCCTCAGCCCGAAAGCGGAAAAAGCAGCGGCTGAATTCCGCAACCTGGTCAGCAATTACACGCACCAGCAGGAATATCTGTCAGTGACTGAGCTGGTGGAGGAAGTCCTTGATAAAACAGGCTACCGTGATATGCTCAAGGCGGAAAAATCGCTGGAATCACAGAGCCGACTTGAAAACATAGATGAATTTTTAACCGTAACAAAAAGCTTTGAAGAAAGCAGTGAAGACAAGAGTCTGGTCGCATTCCTGACGGATTTGGCACTTGTTGCGGATATCGACCGCCTGGATGAGGACGGCGAGAAAAAAACTGATTTCGTCACATTGATGACACTGCACTCAGCCAAGGGACTAGAGTTCCCAGTTGTGTTCCTGATCGGAATGGAAGAGGGAGTATTCCC
It contains:
- a CDS encoding sodium:solute symporter family protein, with amino-acid sequence MGASLTVIAIVIIYLGIMIMIGYISSKKINDNEDFLVAGRKMGPWLLAGSLAATEVGGGSSLGVVEKAYGDWGFSAVWYVISMAIAFIVLAFLAPMLRDAAVKTVPEYFRRRYGEANSLVTSIIMLLPMVGLTAVQFIASATILSVMTGWSYTVSVIIVTVVVTLYSVMGGMYSVVYTDVVQWIFIIVGMAMIIPFTLQAGGGFEQVTANIPEAKWSLVDGAGWGTIIALVVMYIASFTVGQEAVQRYYSAKDGKAAKQASYITSIVYVLFAFIPAVIGLFMYGMVENGQIDGTMLMERGAQYALPVLAMEVLPDVVTGILFAALISATMSSASSNLLAAGSIFTNDIYHQYINKNAADGKLLKMVRYTMYVVSAFALLTAIWNVSDIITLLMFSFTLRAGGAFIPYVLGHIWEKATPAGSLASLFLGSLAVYLGEKEFISFFGLDPIYLALIVSGISFYVFSKLFTEQYEHRDL
- a CDS encoding heptaprenylglyceryl phosphate synthase, which translates into the protein MYDVREWRHVFKLDPNKEITDEELDRICESGTDAIMVGGTDGVTLEGVLDLMSRVRRYTVPCILEVSTIESITPGFDFYYIPTVLNSRNPQFITGLHHEAVKEYGDLMDWDELKMEGYCILNPDCKAAKLTDAKTDLSIDDVRAYAMMAEKMYSLPIFYLEYSGAYGNPEYVEAAKGVLEKTVLFYGGGIETAQQAEEMAGHADVIVVGNVVYSNLDEALKTVAAVKK
- the pcrA gene encoding DNA helicase PcrA, yielding MQFLTDKLLNGLNPEQQKAVKTVDGPLLLMAGAGSGKTRVLTHRIAYLMVEKGVNPYNILAITFTNKAAREMRERIQKMMGGAADDIWISTFHSMCVRILRRDIDRLGYNRNFTILDSTDQQSVIKSILKDKNMDPKKYDPRAILGTISSAKNELITPEEYAKTAGDYFSQKVSDVYTEYQRRLLKNNALDFDDLIMTTITLFIRVPEVLEYYQRKFQYIHVDEYQDTNRAQYMLVKLLAQRFQNLCVVGDSDQSIYRWRGADITNILSFEKDYPRASVILLEQNYRSTKKILLAANMVIQNNMNRKPKNLWTENPEGNKIMYYRADSEQGEAQFVIGKIQEQIRNGRKLSDIAILYRTNAQSRVIEESFLKSNIDYSIVGGIKFYDRKEIKDLLAYLRLISNPDDDISLQRIINVPKRAIGSTSIDKIANFAAMHDLSMFQALETIEMIGLSPKAEKAAAEFRNLVSNYTHQQEYLSVTELVEEVLDKTGYRDMLKAEKSLESQSRLENIDEFLTVTKSFEESSEDKSLVAFLTDLALVADIDRLDEDGEKKTDFVTLMTLHSAKGLEFPVVFLIGMEEGVFPHSRSLMEEDEMEEERRLAYVGITRAEEELFITNAQMRTLFGRTNMNPESRFIKEIPADLVEDAVPKVRRPAPTSGGRPAAASGGRPGASARPSMPTRGAVSRPVAAASGGEGIDWKVGDKAQHGKWGTGTVVSVKGSGEGTELDIAFPSPTGIKRLLAKFAPITKA